In the Brucella anthropi ATCC 49188 genome, one interval contains:
- a CDS encoding LysR family transcriptional regulator has product MTLEQLRIFIEVAEREHLTRASEALHLTPSAVSSAIRTMEDRYGATLFNRIGRRIELTGDGRMFLDEARATFARARSAERMLSELGGGKRGILAIHASQTIASYWLPSFLARFHAAYPLIDVRLTLGNTESVTQATQEGVADIGLVEGAVQAPSLSISKVASDQLILVARPDHDWGTGGKLTWDRLFEGKWILREQGSGTRSVFEDAMRASGYNPARLHVALELPSNEAICSAVRSGDYVTAISELVAAPHLAAGTLVKADFALPQRQFLMLQHNDRYRTKATRIFADMIGNTRK; this is encoded by the coding sequence ATGACACTGGAACAGCTACGAATTTTCATTGAAGTCGCCGAGCGTGAGCACCTCACGCGAGCCTCGGAAGCCCTGCATCTGACCCCTTCGGCGGTCAGTTCGGCCATCCGCACCATGGAAGATCGCTACGGAGCGACGCTCTTCAACCGCATCGGGCGGCGGATCGAGCTGACCGGTGACGGGCGCATGTTTCTGGACGAGGCACGCGCAACGTTTGCGCGCGCCCGCTCTGCCGAGCGGATGCTATCGGAACTCGGTGGCGGCAAACGGGGCATTCTCGCCATTCATGCCAGCCAGACCATCGCCAGCTATTGGCTGCCGTCCTTTCTGGCACGGTTTCACGCCGCCTACCCCTTGATCGACGTGCGACTGACGCTTGGCAATACGGAAAGCGTTACCCAGGCGACACAGGAAGGCGTCGCCGATATTGGCCTCGTCGAAGGTGCTGTGCAGGCGCCGTCGCTATCAATCAGTAAGGTTGCAAGCGACCAGCTTATTCTGGTGGCGCGCCCCGATCATGACTGGGGTACGGGCGGCAAGCTCACCTGGGATCGGCTTTTCGAGGGAAAATGGATTCTGCGTGAACAGGGATCTGGAACGCGCAGCGTTTTCGAGGATGCGATGCGCGCTTCCGGTTATAATCCAGCGCGACTGCATGTGGCGCTGGAACTGCCATCGAACGAAGCCATCTGTTCGGCGGTGCGCTCCGGTGATTACGTGACGGCCATATCGGAACTTGTCGCCGCCCCGCATCTTGCTGCCGGAACACTGGTAAAGGCGGATTTTGCTCTGCCGCAACGCCAGTTTCTCATGCTGCAGCACAATGATCGCTATAGAACGAAAGCCACCCGGATTTTCGCAGATATGATCGGAAACACGCGCAAGTAA
- the cmk gene encoding (d)CMP kinase, translating to MTPFIVAIDGPAASGKGTLARRIAIHYGMPHLDTGLTYRAVAKALIDKGLPLDDEAVAADAALNLDLREMDKAVLSAHAIGEAASKVAVMPKVRRALVEAQRNFANALPSSVLDGRDIGTVVCPDAAIKLFVTASPEVRAERRFEEIVARGEKADFAEILADLRKRDERDTNRIDSPLRPAEDAHLLDTSEMSIEAAFLAAKKLIDHALAQHRG from the coding sequence ATGACGCCGTTCATCGTCGCTATCGACGGACCGGCCGCCTCGGGCAAGGGAACCCTTGCCCGGCGCATTGCCATTCACTACGGCATGCCGCATCTGGATACAGGGCTGACCTATCGCGCTGTGGCCAAGGCGCTGATCGACAAGGGGCTGCCGCTCGATGATGAAGCGGTGGCGGCTGACGCCGCGCTCAATCTCGATCTGCGCGAGATGGACAAGGCGGTCCTTTCCGCTCATGCGATCGGCGAAGCGGCGTCGAAGGTCGCGGTCATGCCGAAGGTCAGACGTGCGCTTGTCGAAGCGCAGCGCAATTTCGCCAATGCCCTGCCCTCAAGCGTGCTTGACGGGCGCGATATCGGCACTGTCGTCTGTCCCGATGCAGCCATAAAGCTCTTCGTCACGGCGTCGCCGGAAGTGCGCGCCGAGCGTCGCTTTGAAGAAATCGTGGCACGCGGCGAGAAGGCAGATTTCGCGGAAATCCTGGCGGACCTCAGGAAACGCGACGAACGCGACACGAACCGCATCGATTCTCCGCTGAGGCCCGCTGAAGACGCGCACTTGCTAGATACGAGCGAAATGAGTATAGAAGCGGCATTTCTGGCCGCAAAAAAGCTGATCGATCATGCTTTGGCGCAGCATCGGGGATGA
- a CDS encoding TIGR02300 family protein, translating to MAKAELGTKRIDPETGKKFYDLNRDPIVSPYTGISYPRSYFDSTLESRVVEEETEEEELDTALEKPEFVSLEDADDETKGSGDDLPDMDDDDVDLGDDDEDTFLEEEEDEDDDMSGILGGGVGGEDEEG from the coding sequence GTGGCAAAAGCTGAACTTGGTACCAAGCGTATCGACCCGGAAACGGGCAAGAAATTTTACGATCTCAATCGCGACCCGATCGTTTCGCCTTACACCGGCATTTCCTATCCGCGTTCCTATTTCGACTCCACGCTTGAAAGCCGCGTTGTCGAAGAGGAAACCGAAGAGGAAGAACTGGATACGGCACTCGAAAAGCCGGAATTCGTCTCTCTCGAGGATGCCGACGACGAAACCAAGGGCAGCGGCGACGACCTGCCGGATATGGACGACGACGATGTCGATCTCGGCGACGACGATGAAGACACCTTCCTCGAAGAAGAGGAAGACGAGGACGACGACATGTCGGGCATTCTCGGCGGCGGCGTCGGCGGTGAAGACGAGGAAGGCTGA
- a CDS encoding glutathione S-transferase family protein, with protein MTEMILATFDWVPKMPRGFVRDLRVRWALEEAGLPYRVEGVPFKNRGPEHFTHQPFGQVPWLIDGDMSVFESGAILLHIAEKSDALLPPDPRARNEVIQWLFAALNSVEMAALPLALYKFTGDEEQTPGRQLMDSFLAGRLAHMEQALSGREWLTDQFSVADILMADVLRLVDHFDGLAQHPVCRAYVGRATARPAFQKAFTDQMEHFAAAD; from the coding sequence ATGACTGAGATGATATTGGCGACATTCGACTGGGTTCCCAAAATGCCGCGTGGCTTCGTCCGCGATCTTCGCGTGCGCTGGGCGCTGGAAGAAGCCGGATTGCCCTATCGTGTCGAAGGCGTTCCATTCAAGAATCGCGGGCCGGAACACTTCACCCATCAGCCTTTCGGGCAAGTGCCATGGCTGATCGACGGTGATATGTCGGTCTTCGAAAGCGGCGCCATCCTGCTTCATATAGCCGAGAAGAGCGATGCGCTGTTGCCGCCTGATCCGAGGGCACGCAACGAGGTCATACAATGGCTGTTCGCGGCGTTGAATTCGGTCGAAATGGCCGCCTTGCCGCTCGCCCTTTATAAATTCACCGGTGATGAGGAGCAGACGCCGGGGCGTCAGCTCATGGACAGCTTCCTTGCCGGTCGGCTGGCGCACATGGAGCAGGCGCTGTCAGGCCGCGAATGGCTGACGGATCAGTTTTCGGTTGCCGATATTCTGATGGCCGACGTGTTGCGTCTGGTTGACCATTTCGACGGTCTGGCGCAGCATCCGGTCTGCCGGGCCTATGTCGGGCGCGCGACGGCACGGCCGGCATTCCAGAAAGCCTTTACCGACCAGATGGAACATTTTGCTGCAGCGGACTGA
- a CDS encoding YfdX family protein, protein MISRTTTLTAMLLSTALLSASFAVPSFAESAAKPNAPATESTKAAQQDAIKKLDAISGDGLAAVRGVTLARLAIFQGTPDQAKVILSTVKDDLDKAQKDTPSLLDKMKAAGAPADEVAEVQSGTLPVDMEVGVVDDYKLTPEKAAHLKKANEHIQHGRKKEAQDELKLADVDLVITETTANLPAIDKDVDLALEQLGNGKYYDANLTLIKAEHVVTIRSNMSVDDKKDASKTANAPADAKPTDAAKKS, encoded by the coding sequence ATGATTTCCAGAACCACCACCCTGACCGCAATGCTGCTTTCAACTGCGCTGCTGAGCGCTTCCTTTGCCGTGCCAAGCTTCGCCGAAAGTGCAGCAAAGCCGAATGCCCCGGCGACCGAGAGCACGAAAGCTGCACAACAGGACGCCATCAAGAAGCTGGATGCCATTTCCGGCGATGGCCTCGCAGCGGTGCGCGGCGTTACACTGGCGCGACTGGCCATTTTTCAGGGAACACCCGACCAGGCCAAGGTCATTCTGTCGACGGTCAAGGATGATCTGGACAAGGCGCAGAAAGACACTCCATCCCTGCTCGACAAGATGAAAGCGGCTGGCGCTCCAGCCGACGAAGTCGCCGAAGTTCAGTCGGGCACATTGCCGGTCGATATGGAAGTCGGTGTGGTCGATGACTACAAGCTGACGCCTGAAAAGGCTGCCCACCTGAAAAAGGCCAATGAACATATCCAGCATGGCCGCAAGAAAGAGGCTCAGGATGAGCTGAAACTCGCGGATGTTGATCTGGTGATAACCGAAACGACAGCCAATCTGCCTGCCATCGACAAGGATGTCGATCTGGCACTGGAACAGCTCGGCAACGGCAAATATTACGATGCCAACCTGACCCTCATCAAGGCGGAACATGTGGTGACGATCCGCTCCAACATGTCCGTTGATGACAAGAAGGACGCCAGCAAGACAGCCAATGCACCAGCCGACGCAAAGCCGACTGATGCGGCCAAGAAAAGCTGA
- a CDS encoding acyltransferase family protein codes for MKRLQDFDGLRFLLCIGIAIFHFSFRVPVNDEILNSFILTFAYFTDVFFIVSGLFLARRQNYLWSWPRYVAFVGKRLARIYPLHVVTFSCFALLSVLTAAGILHPLVEPSMSWRDGLTQLLLIHNWGLGRTLSYNYVSWSLSALFAMYLAFPLFDMLCRRFGSWVLVGVMAAAVGGDYLAQQLGVLSLTRIQLSDAGVLRALPSFVFGMWLARREHPPMPASAIKALLATCLIVFLFYHPANGPDEPHTLEGPWRLAFLYAGVYVLYAASTRGIYTPLQWRGFTRLSRYSFGIFILHPAVGMVFFKAAPERWGEATAGAVLLIAAGVLASVLTAIASYHLFENPVHRWLVKRIDAWVSRSEGSSGFSGSTRDGLPVSR; via the coding sequence ATGAAAAGACTCCAAGATTTTGATGGGTTGCGGTTTTTATTATGTATAGGAATCGCAATTTTCCATTTTTCTTTCCGGGTTCCGGTAAATGATGAGATTCTGAATTCTTTTATATTAACATTTGCTTATTTTACCGATGTCTTTTTTATTGTTTCTGGATTGTTTCTGGCAAGAAGACAAAATTATCTCTGGAGCTGGCCGCGTTATGTAGCTTTCGTTGGGAAGCGGCTCGCGCGGATTTATCCGCTGCACGTGGTGACCTTCTCCTGTTTCGCGCTTCTTTCTGTCCTGACAGCAGCGGGAATTCTGCATCCTCTGGTCGAACCCAGCATGAGCTGGCGAGACGGGCTGACCCAGTTACTGCTGATTCATAATTGGGGTTTGGGGCGCACCTTGTCCTACAATTATGTCAGCTGGTCGTTGAGTGCCCTTTTTGCCATGTATCTCGCTTTTCCGCTGTTCGATATGTTGTGCCGTCGTTTCGGGAGCTGGGTTCTCGTCGGTGTGATGGCTGCAGCCGTGGGCGGTGATTATCTGGCGCAACAGCTTGGCGTATTGTCACTCACACGCATTCAATTGTCCGATGCCGGGGTCTTGCGAGCCTTGCCTTCGTTTGTCTTTGGAATGTGGCTTGCTCGCCGGGAACATCCACCGATGCCGGCATCGGCAATCAAGGCATTGCTTGCCACTTGCCTGATTGTCTTTCTGTTCTATCACCCGGCAAACGGGCCGGACGAACCGCACACGCTTGAAGGCCCCTGGCGGCTGGCCTTCCTCTATGCGGGTGTCTATGTGCTTTATGCCGCATCCACTCGGGGCATTTATACACCGCTGCAATGGCGCGGATTCACAAGGCTTTCCCGTTACAGCTTCGGCATCTTCATTCTCCATCCTGCGGTCGGAATGGTTTTCTTCAAAGCTGCTCCGGAACGATGGGGCGAGGCGACGGCAGGCGCGGTCCTGCTCATCGCTGCAGGTGTTCTTGCAAGCGTGTTGACTGCCATTGCCTCTTACCACCTGTTCGAAAATCCCGTTCACCGCTGGCTGGTGAAAAGAATTGACGCATGGGTCAGCAGATCGGAAGGCTCAAGCGGGTTTTCTGGTTCCACGCGCGACGGCCTGCCCGTCTCCCGATAG
- the aroA gene encoding 3-phosphoshikimate 1-carboxyvinyltransferase, producing MSHSAPPKPATARRSEALTGEIRIPGDKSISHRSFMFGGLASGETRITGLLEGEDVINTGRAMQAMGAKIRKDGDAWIINGVGNGCLLQPEAALDFGNAGTGARLTMGLVGTYDMRTSFIGDASLSKRPMGRVLNPLREMGVQVEAAEGDRMPLTLIGPKTANPITYRVPMASAQVKSAVLLAGLNTPGVTTVIEPVMTRDHTEKMLQGFGADLSVETDKDGVRHIRITGQGKLIGQTIDVPGDPSSTAFPLVAALLVEGSDVTIRNVLMNPTRTGLILTLQEMGADIEVLNARLAGGEDVADLRVKASKLKGVVVPPERAPSMIDEYPVLAIAAAFAEGETVMDGLDELRVKESDRLAAVARGLEANGVDCTEGEMSLTVRGRPDGKGLGGGTVATHLDHRIAMSFLVMGLASEKPVTVDDSTMIATSFPEFMDMMPGLGAKIELSDAR from the coding sequence ATGTCCCATTCTGCACCCCCGAAACCAGCAACCGCCCGCCGCTCGGAGGCACTTACGGGCGAAATTCGCATTCCGGGTGACAAATCCATCTCGCATCGTTCCTTCATGTTCGGCGGCCTTGCATCGGGTGAAACCCGCATCACCGGCCTTCTGGAAGGCGAAGACGTCATCAATACCGGTCGCGCCATGCAGGCCATGGGCGCGAAAATCCGCAAGGATGGCGATGCCTGGATCATCAATGGCGTCGGCAACGGCTGCCTGTTGCAGCCCGAAGCAGCGCTCGACTTCGGCAATGCCGGAACCGGTGCGCGCCTCACCATGGGCCTTGTCGGCACCTATGACATGAGAACCTCCTTTATCGGCGATGCCTCGCTTTCCAAGCGCCCGATGGGTCGCGTGCTGAACCCGTTGCGTGAAATGGGCGTTCAGGTGGAAGCAGCCGAAGGCGACCGCATGCCGCTGACGCTGATCGGCCCCAAGACGGCCAATCCGATCACCTATCGCGTGCCGATGGCATCCGCACAGGTCAAATCCGCCGTGCTGCTCGCCGGTCTCAACACGCCGGGCGTTACCACCGTCATCGAGCCGGTCATGACCCGCGACCACACCGAAAAGATGCTGCAGGGCTTTGGCGCCGATCTTTCGGTTGAAACCGACAAGGACGGCGTGCGCCATATCCGCATCACCGGACAGGGCAAGCTTATCGGCCAGACCATCGACGTACCGGGTGATCCGTCGTCAACGGCTTTCCCGCTCGTTGCCGCCCTTCTGGTCGAAGGTTCGGATGTTACCATCCGCAACGTGCTGATGAACCCGACCCGTACCGGCCTGATCCTGACGTTGCAGGAAATGGGCGCCGATATCGAAGTGCTCAATGCCCGTCTTGCCGGCGGCGAGGATGTCGCCGATCTGCGCGTGAAGGCCTCCAAGCTGAAGGGCGTTGTCGTTCCGCCGGAACGCGCTCCGTCGATGATCGATGAATATCCGGTTCTGGCCATCGCCGCGGCCTTCGCGGAAGGCGAAACTGTGATGGACGGTCTCGACGAACTGCGCGTCAAGGAATCGGATCGTCTGGCAGCGGTTGCACGCGGCCTTGAAGCCAATGGCGTCGATTGCACCGAAGGCGAGATGTCGCTGACGGTCCGCGGTCGTCCCGACGGCAAGGGACTGGGTGGTGGCACTGTCGCAACCCATCTCGATCACCGCATCGCGATGAGCTTCCTCGTCATGGGCCTTGCATCGGAAAAGCCGGTGACGGTTGACGACAGCACCATGATCGCCACGTCCTTCCCCGAATTCATGGACATGATGCCGGGACTGGGCGCCAAGATCGAACTGAGCGACGCGCGATGA
- a CDS encoding DMT family transporter, translating to MSQLASSPTLKPTIRGAALMVAACSAYAAVNVATQWAGTRTGIPSVIIAFWQYVIALVLTLPLLVRDGTRALRTSHFGLHVMRVALAAAGVQVWIYALTHVPIWQVVALSMTSPFFVILCARLFLQEKVTPARLLTTFTGFIGALIIIAPWSDSYTVYSLLPILAAALWAGYSVMTKYLTRFEKPASISAYMLVLLTPINAALWLASGLSMSAITAPDVEIWSILIVIGAFTALAQYFQTAAYSIADAVYLQPFDDLRLPINVIFGWIVFAAAPSINFWPGAALIIGASLYLMRQDSGTSRTA from the coding sequence TTGAGCCAACTTGCCTCTTCGCCAACTTTGAAACCGACCATACGCGGAGCAGCGCTGATGGTCGCGGCCTGTTCGGCCTATGCCGCCGTCAATGTCGCCACCCAATGGGCGGGAACGCGTACCGGTATTCCCTCCGTCATCATCGCCTTCTGGCAATATGTGATCGCGCTAGTGCTGACCTTGCCCCTGCTCGTTCGCGACGGCACGAGAGCCTTGCGTACCAGCCATTTCGGTCTTCACGTCATGCGCGTCGCGCTGGCTGCCGCTGGCGTACAGGTCTGGATTTATGCGCTGACCCATGTGCCGATCTGGCAGGTGGTCGCGCTGTCCATGACATCGCCATTCTTCGTCATCCTGTGCGCACGGCTCTTTCTGCAGGAAAAGGTCACGCCGGCACGGCTGCTGACCACATTCACCGGATTTATTGGCGCGCTGATCATCATCGCACCCTGGTCGGATTCCTATACGGTCTATTCGCTCCTGCCGATTCTGGCCGCGGCGTTGTGGGCCGGCTATTCGGTGATGACCAAATATCTGACCCGTTTCGAAAAGCCCGCCAGCATTTCGGCCTATATGCTGGTACTGCTCACGCCCATCAACGCGGCACTCTGGCTGGCATCCGGCTTAAGCATGTCCGCAATCACCGCGCCGGACGTCGAAATCTGGTCCATATTGATCGTCATCGGCGCATTCACAGCTCTCGCCCAATATTTCCAGACGGCAGCTTATTCGATAGCGGATGCGGTCTATCTGCAACCGTTCGATGACCTGAGACTGCCGATCAACGTGATCTTCGGCTGGATCGTGTTTGCAGCAGCGCCAAGCATCAACTTCTGGCCGGGAGCGGCCCTGATCATCGGCGCATCGCTCTATCTGATGCGGCAGGACAGCGGTACGTCGCGCACCGCCTGA
- a CDS encoding YeiH family protein, whose protein sequence is MLKMTYSKIQNILPGLGLSVAVAIAAIGLEKVEEHYAGRAWLEALVIAILLGTVVRTFLRPGKHFNKGIGFSAKLLLEIAVVLLGASISASAVVAAGSGLIFGIAGVVVLAITLSYGIGRLLKLPHRMAVLVACGNSICGNSAIAATAPVIGAGSEDVAASIAFTAILGVVVVLLLPLLVPFLGLSHTQYGVLAGLTVYAVPQVLAATAPVATISVQLGTLVKLVRVLMLGPVILALALLAGNKDANAKPGFFQLVPWFILGFLGMMALHSLHLIPESILPGIQYASTILTIISMAALGLGVDIRSVASAGGRVTLTAILSLVALGTISLGLIHILSVA, encoded by the coding sequence ATGCTGAAAATGACCTACTCCAAAATCCAGAACATCCTCCCGGGACTTGGCTTGAGCGTCGCCGTTGCTATCGCTGCAATCGGACTCGAAAAAGTCGAGGAACATTATGCAGGACGGGCCTGGCTCGAAGCGCTGGTGATCGCCATCCTCCTTGGCACGGTCGTGCGGACGTTCCTGCGTCCCGGCAAGCATTTCAACAAGGGCATCGGCTTTTCCGCCAAGCTTCTTCTGGAAATTGCAGTGGTATTGCTTGGCGCGTCGATCAGCGCCAGCGCGGTGGTGGCTGCGGGTTCGGGGCTTATTTTCGGTATCGCAGGCGTTGTGGTGCTGGCTATTACACTCAGCTACGGAATCGGGCGTCTGCTGAAGCTTCCGCATCGGATGGCCGTGCTGGTCGCCTGCGGCAATTCCATTTGCGGCAATTCCGCTATTGCCGCAACCGCACCGGTTATCGGCGCGGGAAGCGAGGACGTGGCGGCTTCGATCGCCTTTACCGCTATTCTCGGCGTGGTCGTCGTGCTGCTTCTGCCACTGCTGGTGCCGTTTCTGGGGCTGTCGCACACGCAATATGGCGTGCTGGCGGGCCTGACCGTTTATGCAGTGCCACAGGTTCTGGCGGCCACTGCTCCGGTCGCGACGATCAGTGTCCAGCTCGGCACGCTGGTGAAGCTCGTGCGCGTGCTGATGTTGGGACCGGTCATTCTCGCATTGGCGCTACTTGCCGGAAACAAGGACGCAAACGCCAAGCCTGGCTTCTTCCAGCTTGTGCCATGGTTCATCCTCGGCTTTCTTGGCATGATGGCGCTGCATTCGCTGCACCTGATACCGGAATCGATCCTGCCCGGCATCCAATATGCCTCGACCATCCTTACCATCATTTCGATGGCGGCCCTTGGCCTTGGCGTGGATATCCGCTCTGTGGCGTCGGCAGGCGGTCGCGTCACGCTGACTGCGATACTTTCGCTCGTGGCTCTCGGCACCATCAGCCTTGGCCTGATCCATATCCTCAGCGTTGCTTAA
- the rpsA gene encoding 30S ribosomal protein S1, translating into MSEFNPSLADFESLLAESFATNDLAEGYVVKGRIVAIEKDMAIIDAGLKVEGRVPLKEFGAKGKDGTLKPGDEVEVYVERIENALGEAVLSREKARREESWVKLEQKFANGERVDGVIFNQVKGGFTVDLDGAVAFLPRSQVDIRPIRDVTPLMHVPQPFEILKMDKRRGNIVVSRRTVLEESRAEQRSEIVQNLEEGQVVEGVVKNITDYGAFVDLGGIDGLLHVTDMAWRRVNHPSEILTIGQTVKVQIIRINQETHRISLGMKQLESDPWDGIGAKYPIGKKITGTVTNITDYGAFVEIEPGIEGLIHVSEMSWTKKNVHPGKILSTTQEVEVVVLEVDPVKRRISLGLKQTLDNPWTTFAQKYPVGTVVEGEVKNKTEFGLFIGLDGDVDGMVHLSDLDWNRPGEQVIEEYNKGEVVKAVVLDVDIDKERISLGIKQLSGDKVGEAAASGELRKNAVVTCEVTAVTDGGLEVRLVDHDLESFIKRSDLSRDRDEQRPERFTVGQKLDARVIAFDKKTRKLQVSIKALEIAEEKEAVAQYGSSDSGASLGDILGAALKKQEKN; encoded by the coding sequence ATGTCAGAATTCAATCCATCCCTCGCAGACTTCGAGTCGCTGCTGGCGGAATCCTTTGCAACGAACGACCTTGCTGAAGGTTATGTCGTCAAGGGCCGCATCGTAGCCATTGAAAAGGACATGGCGATCATCGACGCCGGTCTGAAGGTCGAAGGCCGCGTGCCGCTGAAGGAATTCGGCGCAAAGGGCAAAGACGGCACGCTGAAGCCGGGCGACGAAGTGGAAGTTTACGTCGAGCGCATCGAAAACGCTCTGGGCGAAGCTGTCCTGTCGCGCGAAAAAGCACGCCGTGAAGAAAGCTGGGTCAAGCTCGAGCAGAAGTTCGCCAATGGCGAGCGCGTCGATGGCGTCATCTTCAATCAGGTCAAGGGTGGTTTCACCGTCGACCTCGACGGCGCTGTTGCCTTCCTGCCGCGTTCGCAGGTCGACATTCGTCCGATCCGCGACGTCACCCCGCTCATGCACGTCCCGCAACCGTTCGAAATCCTCAAGATGGACAAGCGTCGCGGCAACATCGTTGTCTCGCGTCGTACCGTTCTTGAAGAGAGCCGTGCGGAACAGCGTTCGGAAATCGTTCAGAACCTTGAAGAAGGTCAGGTCGTTGAAGGCGTCGTCAAGAACATCACCGATTACGGTGCGTTCGTTGACCTCGGCGGCATCGACGGTCTCCTGCACGTGACCGACATGGCATGGCGCCGCGTCAACCATCCGTCGGAAATCCTCACCATCGGCCAGACGGTCAAGGTGCAGATCATCCGCATCAACCAGGAAACCCATCGTATCTCGCTCGGCATGAAGCAGCTCGAGAGCGATCCTTGGGATGGCATCGGCGCGAAGTACCCGATCGGCAAAAAGATCACCGGCACCGTCACGAACATCACCGACTACGGTGCGTTCGTTGAAATCGAGCCGGGCATCGAAGGCCTCATCCACGTTTCCGAAATGTCGTGGACCAAGAAGAATGTCCATCCGGGCAAGATTCTTTCCACCACGCAGGAAGTCGAAGTCGTTGTGCTCGAAGTTGATCCGGTCAAGCGCCGTATCTCGCTGGGCCTCAAGCAGACCCTCGACAATCCGTGGACGACCTTTGCCCAGAAGTACCCTGTCGGTACCGTTGTTGAAGGTGAAGTCAAGAACAAGACCGAATTCGGCCTGTTCATTGGCCTCGACGGCGACGTTGACGGCATGGTTCACCTCTCCGACCTCGACTGGAACCGTCCGGGCGAACAGGTCATCGAAGAGTACAACAAGGGTGAAGTCGTCAAGGCTGTCGTTCTCGACGTCGATATCGACAAGGAACGCATCTCGCTCGGCATCAAGCAGCTTTCCGGCGACAAGGTCGGCGAAGCAGCAGCTTCCGGCGAACTGCGCAAGAACGCCGTTGTGACCTGCGAAGTGACCGCCGTTACCGACGGTGGCCTCGAAGTCCGTCTCGTCGACCACGATCTCGAAAGCTTCATCAAGCGTTCGGATCTGTCGCGTGACCGCGACGAGCAGCGTCCGGAACGCTTCACGGTCGGTCAGAAGCTTGACGCTCGCGTCATCGCTTTCGACAAGAAGACCCGCAAGCTGCAGGTCTCGATCAAGGCGCTCGAAATCGCTGAAGAAAAAGAAGCTGTCGCTCAGTACGGTTCGTCCGACTCCGGCGCTTCGCTCGGCGACATCCTCGGTGCCGCTCTGAAGAAGCAGGAAAAGAACTAA